The genomic DNA TTCGGTTGAAAGCGGAACCGCTCTGGTTTCTGGAGTTATCTTCTCCCATGGGTTTCACAGTCGCCATCGTCGGGCGTCCCAATGTCGGCAAGTCCACGCTGTTCAATCGCCTCGTCGGCCGCAAGCTGGCGCTGGTCGATGACCTGCCGGGCGTCACGCGCGACCGGCGCATCCACGATGCCAAGCTCTACGATCTGAAGTTTCAGGTCATCGATACGGCAGGTCTTGAAGAAGCTGCCAATGACAGCCTGGAAGCGCGCATGCGCGCCCAGACCGAGGCTGCCATCCAGGAAGCCGACGTGATCCTGTTTGTCGTCGACGCCAAGAACGGCCTGACGCCGACCGACAGCACCTTTGCCGAAGTGGTGCGCCGTTCCGGCAAGCCGGTCGTGCTGGTCGCCAACAAGGCGGAAGCGCGCGGCGCGCAATCCGGCATGTATGACGCTTTCCAGCTTGGCCTTGGCGAACCGTGCCCGATCTCTGCCGAACACGGTCAGGGCATGCCAGACCTGCGTGATGCCATTGTCGAGCTTCTGGGCGAAGAGCGTGTCTTCGCCGACGAGAAGGAAGAGGAAACCGCAGACGAGGTTTTCACGCCGAAGGCTGTCGGTGAACTGATCGGCGATGACATCGAAGACCCGGATGAAGAAGAAATCCCGGCCTATGATGCGACCAAGCCGCTGCGGATCGCCATTGTCGGCCGACCCAACGCTGGCAAGTCGACGCTCATCAATACGATGCTCGGTGAAGACCGCCTGCTGACCGGACCGGAAGCAGGCATCACCCGTGACTCGATCTCGGTCGACTGGGAATGGCGTGGCCGCAAGATCAAGCTGTTCGATACCGCCGGTCTGCGCCGCAAGTCGCGCGTGCAGGAAAAGCTCGAAAAGCTTTCGGTTGCTGACGGCCTGCGTGCGATCCGTTTTGCGGAAGTCGTTATCATCGTTCTCGATGCGACGATCCCGTTTGAAAAACAGGATCTGCAAATTGCCGATCTCATCATCCGTGAAGGCCGTGCGCCGATCATCGCGTTCAACAAATGGGATCTGATCGAGGACCGCCAGATGGTTCTGGCCGATCTTTACGAGAAGACGGCTCGCCTGCTGCCGCAGGTGCGCGGGCTTCGCGCCGTGCCGATTTCCGGCGAGCGTGGACAGGGTATCGACAAGCTCATGGAGAATGTCGTCAAGACCCACGAAATCTGGAACCGCCGCGTTTCGACCGGACGTCTCAACCGCTGGCTGGCTGGCGTCATCGCGCACCAGCCGCCACCGGCAGTTTCTGGCCGCCGCCTGAAGGTAAAATATATGACGCAGGTGAAAACCCGTCCGCCGGGCTTCGTCGTGTCCTGCTCGCGTCCCGATGCGATGCCGCAATCCTATGTGCGCTATCTCATCAACGGCCTGCGTGAGACTTTCGATATGCCGGGTGTGCCGATAAGGCTTTCATTGCGCACCTCGGACAATCCGTTCGCAGGCCGCGCGAAGAAAAAGAAATAAGCTGACACACAAAAAGCCCGGAGCGATCCGGGCTTTTTGCTTTTCGATTCTCACGAGACGCTGTTTGCGGCCTCGGCGATCAATCCGGCGACCTCGTCGGGTCTTGATGCAAGCGAGGCATGACTTGCATCCAGTGTGATGGTCTTGCGCGGGTTCATGCGTTCGGCCATTCGCTTCTGGTTTTCCGGCGCGATCATGTGGTCCTGGCTCGATATCTGATACCAGGTTGGCTTCTTCTTCCATGCCGGTGCTGTGATCGTGTCACCAAATGTATTTGCGATGGGCGCCTTCTGCGTGATTGCCATGACCAGAGCTTCGTCGGCGCTCAAATCCTGGCAGAAGCTTTCGTGAAACTTATCGTATTTGATCCAGAGATATCCATCGCTGTCAGGAGCCAGATTGGGGAATGCCGCAGGTGGATGTTCCTGACTGATGCCGCCGGGGCTTTCGCCTGCATCTGGTGCAAAGGCAGCAATGTAAACCAGCCCCACCACATTCGGCAGATCACCTGCCTGTGTGATGACCGCACCACCATAGGAATGCCCGACCAGAAGTACCGGACCCTCCTGCTGTACGGTCATCTTGCTCAAACGCTCGGCATCGTCGGCAAGCGACGTCAGAGGCATCTCCACGGCTCTTATCTTGTCATGTCCCATTCGGGAAAGTGCGAGGATGGCCTTGCTCCAATGGGCTGCCCCTCCCCAGAAACCATGCGCAAGTACGATAGTTGGTTTTGTGCTCATGAGACGGTTTCCTAATTGACGTTGATGCCAAGTCCGGCAATCGAGAATTAGGGCGTCAGTCCTGCATGAAAATAAGCTATTACTAATATATCTGAAGGCAGAGATTGCCGACTTCCGGCATCATGCCGGAAGTTGCGTTTGGTATAGATCCTGCCCTTAGGTTTTCGGCAGCACAAATTCGACACGCCGGTTCTGTGCCCGTCCGTCGGGATTGTCCTTGCCCTTGATTTCATTGGGTGCGACAGGTTCGCTTTCGCCACGCCCTTCCGGTTTCAGTCGTGCCGATTGAACGCCATTATTGACGAGAAATTTGGTGACCGCATCGGCGCGGCTTTTCGACAGTTTATCGTTGTAGCTGTCGGCCCCTTTGGAATCCGTATAGCCCACCACACGGACTGCGGAATCCGGCATGCTTTCCAATATTTTGGCAATATCGGTCAGCGTCGCCTTGGCCTTGCCGGTCAGTTTGGCGCTGTCGAAATCGAACAGAACATCGCTCGTCACGGAAAGGACGATGCTGTCCTCGGTTTCCCGCATGGTGATATTGCCGCTCTTCTCGACAATTTCCTGTGCCGCACCGGACAGGCCACGCGCCTTGCCATCGGTGCTGCCCGATGCCGAAACCAGATCGCGGATTTCGGGCACAAGATCACGGATATAAGCGCTGTTGTCTGCGCTTGTATTCTGCGCGGTCGCGACGGATGGCAGGCAAAGCAGGGCGAGGCCGAGAGCGATGCAACCTTTGATCTGATTGGTCATGGCCAGCCCCTATTCGGCGGGAACAGCGAAAGGCCCGAGCGGCTCGACCCCCTTGATATAGAGCGTCACCTTCTGGCCCTTCGGTGGCGCGGGAAAGACGCCATGCCAGACGCCCACAACATGGCCATTGCCGAAAAGAGAAACCGATGCCGGAGCCAGCGGTTTGCCTTCGGAATCTTTCAGCAGAAGATATTTCTTGTCGCCTGCGAGAAGATAATAGTCATTCTCGTAATCCTTGTCCGACAGCGCGGTATAAAGCGTTGTCGAAACGCTTCCGCCTTCCTTGGCATTGATGAAACGGACCTTGACGGTCAGCTTGTCGCCATCTGCCACGACGCCGCTCACCTCTGCGGTGGCCTGACCGCTGCTGTGATAGCCACTTGCTATCGGCTGATTGGCTGTCTCCTGAGCATTTGCAGCGTGGGGAAGCGCACTGGTCGAAAGGAGGACAGTGGCAAGAACCGTACGTGAGAGAAACGCCATGAGTATCGCTTTCATTTGTTGGGTAACCTTGAGCATAGCGAAGCCGGATCGAAAACATCCGGGCATTGCGAAGGCGGTGAAAACAAATAAGCGGAGCAGTTCAGGGGATATGAGTGAAAGACGAACCACTCCAGATGCGGCGGTGAAACCTAACAGGCAGAAGAAGGAGGTCATGTAAACTTTGGAAACACGCATTAACATTTGCGCGACCGGAATTTTTTCTCATCTGGACCGCGATGATCGCGATCGTGATCATAACCGGCATTTAATTTGGTAATTTCAGGTTGAGCTTGGCTTGCGCGGCTGCTAATTCGCCCGCTCTCCGGTTTTCTCCAAAGAAGGTGTAGTGATGACGAAGGCTGACCAGAGCCGTTTTGACGGCGTGACATTGGGCATCGACTTCGGCACGACGAACACCGTTCTGTCCGTGGCTGCACCCGATGGAACCACGGTCGTCCTGAGCGTGCCGAAGGATGGCGTGGATATTACCGGCTACCGCTCGATCCTTTGCTTCTGGCAAGATCGCGAAACCGGCGAGCGCACCGTTGAAAGCGGACCTTGGGCGATGGACGCGTTCGTCAACGCGCCGCATTCCACGCGTATGCTGCAATCGTTCAAGACATTCGCGGCATCGAAATCCTTCACCGATACGCCGGTTTTCGGCAAGCGGTTCAAGTTCGAGGATATTCTGGCGACCTTCCTCGAAACGGTCGCCGCGCGGCTGGGCGACCGCCTGCCACCAAAGGGCAATCGCGTGGTTATCGGCAGGCCGGTGATCTTTGCGGGCGCTTCGCCGGATGAAGCGCTGGCCATGCAGCGCTATGAGAAGGCGTTCCGGGCGTTCGGCTTTACCGATATTCACTACGTCTATGAGCCGGTTGCCGCGGCTTATTTCTATGCGCAGGAACTGAATGCAGCATCCACCGTTCTGGTGGCCGACTTCGGCGGCGGTACGAGCGACTTTTCCATCGTGCGCTTCGAAGTGGGCAAGAATGGCCTCAGCTTTACGCCGCTCAGCCAGACAGGTCTGGGCATTGCAGGCGATACATTCGACTATCGCATCATCGACAATGCCGTTTCGCCGCTGCTTGGAAAGGGTACGGAATACCAGTCCTTCGGCAAAAGGCTGACCATACCGAACCATTATTATGCAAATTTTGCGCGCTGGAACACGCTGTTCCTGATGAACTCTCCAGCGACCATTCGCGATCTGGACGAACTGGCCCGGCAAGCGGTTGATCCGAAACCGCTCGAACATTTCATCAACCTGATCGAGAACGATTACGGTTACGAGATATACCGCGCCGTTTCAGACCTGAAGGTAAGGCTTTCATCGCAGCGCATGTCGGAACTGCACTTTAAAGCCGACGATTTCGAAATCCGCTCCGACATCACGCGCAACGATTTCGAAAACTGGATCGCTGACGATGTGC from Brucella anthropi ATCC 49188 includes the following:
- the der gene encoding ribosome biogenesis GTPase Der, whose translation is MGFTVAIVGRPNVGKSTLFNRLVGRKLALVDDLPGVTRDRRIHDAKLYDLKFQVIDTAGLEEAANDSLEARMRAQTEAAIQEADVILFVVDAKNGLTPTDSTFAEVVRRSGKPVVLVANKAEARGAQSGMYDAFQLGLGEPCPISAEHGQGMPDLRDAIVELLGEERVFADEKEEETADEVFTPKAVGELIGDDIEDPDEEEIPAYDATKPLRIAIVGRPNAGKSTLINTMLGEDRLLTGPEAGITRDSISVDWEWRGRKIKLFDTAGLRRKSRVQEKLEKLSVADGLRAIRFAEVVIIVLDATIPFEKQDLQIADLIIREGRAPIIAFNKWDLIEDRQMVLADLYEKTARLLPQVRGLRAVPISGERGQGIDKLMENVVKTHEIWNRRVSTGRLNRWLAGVIAHQPPPAVSGRRLKVKYMTQVKTRPPGFVVSCSRPDAMPQSYVRYLINGLRETFDMPGVPIRLSLRTSDNPFAGRAKKKK
- a CDS encoding alpha/beta hydrolase, whose product is MSTKPTIVLAHGFWGGAAHWSKAILALSRMGHDKIRAVEMPLTSLADDAERLSKMTVQQEGPVLLVGHSYGGAVITQAGDLPNVVGLVYIAAFAPDAGESPGGISQEHPPAAFPNLAPDSDGYLWIKYDKFHESFCQDLSADEALVMAITQKAPIANTFGDTITAPAWKKKPTWYQISSQDHMIAPENQKRMAERMNPRKTITLDASHASLASRPDEVAGLIAEAANSVS
- a CDS encoding OmpA family protein, encoding MTNQIKGCIALGLALLCLPSVATAQNTSADNSAYIRDLVPEIRDLVSASGSTDGKARGLSGAAQEIVEKSGNITMRETEDSIVLSVTSDVLFDFDSAKLTGKAKATLTDIAKILESMPDSAVRVVGYTDSKGADSYNDKLSKSRADAVTKFLVNNGVQSARLKPEGRGESEPVAPNEIKGKDNPDGRAQNRRVEFVLPKT
- a CDS encoding Hsp70 family protein; protein product: MTKADQSRFDGVTLGIDFGTTNTVLSVAAPDGTTVVLSVPKDGVDITGYRSILCFWQDRETGERTVESGPWAMDAFVNAPHSTRMLQSFKTFAASKSFTDTPVFGKRFKFEDILATFLETVAARLGDRLPPKGNRVVIGRPVIFAGASPDEALAMQRYEKAFRAFGFTDIHYVYEPVAAAYFYAQELNAASTVLVADFGGGTSDFSIVRFEVGKNGLSFTPLSQTGLGIAGDTFDYRIIDNAVSPLLGKGTEYQSFGKRLTIPNHYYANFARWNTLFLMNSPATIRDLDELARQAVDPKPLEHFINLIENDYGYEIYRAVSDLKVRLSSQRMSELHFKADDFEIRSDITRNDFENWIADDVRQIEQSVQQAVDKAELETSSIDRVFLTGGTSFVPVIRTVFENRFPDAVVTSSNQFDSIANGLALIGQSADIERWSVKHD